From Peromyscus maniculatus bairdii isolate BWxNUB_F1_BW_parent chromosome 8, HU_Pman_BW_mat_3.1, whole genome shotgun sequence, a single genomic window includes:
- the Snap47 gene encoding synaptosomal-associated protein 47 isoform X1 yields MSSDVRVHSWPCSYYLNLEKQWVPGKLTLTPHSLKFSADRTEEVLVGLPLCSITEIRKEASLFIFSAITILEKGQAKHWFSSLRPSRNVVFNVIEHFWRELLLSQPGTAAHTPSPRTRGQELVGLMASSQRRMEDTSKVLHHQGEQLDSVMRGLEKMESDLDVADRLLTELESPSWWPFSSKLWKTPAEAKTKEGVSEASCEPFGKEGVVIRVPAVVSQRTESHSKPGKLTVLVSGLEIHDSSSLLLHRFEREDVDDIKVHSPYEVSIRQRFIGKPDVAYRLISAKMPEVIPILEVQFSKKIELLEDALVLRSRAQTSSAEASCSIRHAASRLMGCTAPRELPTGGQEGEQLQLQRNWPLLSEGEAQELTQILSKLKGLALDTEAELERQDEALDGITVAVDQATLTVDKHNRRMRKLM; encoded by the exons ATGAGTAGTGATGTGCGTGTCCACTCCTGGCCCTGTTCCTATTACCTGAACCTTGAGAAGCAATGGGTTCCTGGGAAACTGACCTTGACGCCTCACTCACTGAAGTTCAGTGCGGACAGAACTGAAGAGGTCCTTGTGGGCCTGCCTCTCTGCAGCATCACTGAGATCAGGAAGGAGGCGTCTCTCTTTATCTTCAGTGCCATCACGATCCTGGAGAAGGGCCAGGCCAAGCACTGGTTCAGTTCACTGCGGCCCAGTCGCAATGTGGTCTTCAATGTCATCGAGCACTTCTGGAGGGAGCTGCTCCTGTCCCAGCCAGGCACTGCTGCCCACACACCCTCCCCCAGGACCCGGGGCCAGGAGCTGGTGGGACTGATGGCCAGTTCCCAGAGACGCATGGAAGACACATCAAAGGTCCTTCATCACCAGGGCGAGCAGCTAGACAGCGTCATGAGGGGCCTGGAGAAGATGGAGTCAGATCTAGATGTGGCTGACAG ATTGCTCACAGAATTGGAGTCTCCTTCCTGGTGGCCTTTTAGCTCTAAGCTTTGGAAGACACCGGCAGAAGCCAAGACCAAGGAAGGTGTCTCTGAAGCCTCTTGTGAGCCCTTTGGAAAGGAAGGGGTAGTGATCAGAGTCCCTGCTGTTGTTTCTCAGAGAACAGAGTCTCATTCCAAGCCGGGAAAGCTCACTGTCCTGGTTTCTGGTTTGGAAATCCATGACTCCAGTTCATTGCTCCTGCACAGGTTTGAGAGGGAAGATGTGGATGATATCAAGGTTCACTCTCCCTACGAGGTCAGCATACGCCAGCGGTTCATTGGGAAGCCAGACGTGGCTTATCGGCTGATATCTGCCAAGATGCCAGAGGTCATTCCCATTTTAGAAGTGCAGTTCAGCAAGAAGATTGAGCTCCTGGAAGATGCCCTAGTGCTCAGGAGCAGGGCCCAGACTTCCTCTGCAGAGGCGAGTTGCTCCATTCGGCATGCAG CATCCAGACTGATGGGCTGCACTGCACCCCGCGAGCTGCCCACGGGAGGCCAGGAAGGcgagcagctgcagctgcagaggaaCTGGCCGCTGCTCTCTGAGGGGGAAGCCCAGGAGCTGACACAG ATCCTGAGCAAGCTGAAGGGACTGGCGCTGGACACCGAGGCCGAGCTCGAGCGCCAGGACGAGGCTCTGGATGGCATCACCGTAGCTGTGGACCAGGCAAccctgactgtggacaagcatAACCGGCGTATGAGAAAGCTGATGTAG
- the Snap47 gene encoding synaptosomal-associated protein 47 isoform X2, with protein sequence MSSDVRVHSWPCSYYLNLEKQWVPGKLTLTPHSLKFSADRTEEVLVGLPLCSITEIRKEASLFIFSAITILEKGQAKHWFSSLRPSRNVVFNVIEHFWRELLLSQPGTAAHTPSPRTRGQELVGLMASSQRRMEDTSKVLHHQGEQLDSVMRGLEKMESDLDVADRLLTELESPSWWPFSSKLWKTPAEAKTKEGVSEASCEPFGKEGVVIRVPAVVSQRTESHSKPGKLTVLVSGLEIHDSSSLLLHRFEREDVDDIKVHSPYEVSIRQRFIGKPDVAYRLISAKMPEVIPILEVQFSKKIELLEDALVLRSRAQTSSAEASCSIRHADPEQAEGTGAGHRGRARAPGRGSGWHHRSCGPGNPDCGQA encoded by the exons ATGAGTAGTGATGTGCGTGTCCACTCCTGGCCCTGTTCCTATTACCTGAACCTTGAGAAGCAATGGGTTCCTGGGAAACTGACCTTGACGCCTCACTCACTGAAGTTCAGTGCGGACAGAACTGAAGAGGTCCTTGTGGGCCTGCCTCTCTGCAGCATCACTGAGATCAGGAAGGAGGCGTCTCTCTTTATCTTCAGTGCCATCACGATCCTGGAGAAGGGCCAGGCCAAGCACTGGTTCAGTTCACTGCGGCCCAGTCGCAATGTGGTCTTCAATGTCATCGAGCACTTCTGGAGGGAGCTGCTCCTGTCCCAGCCAGGCACTGCTGCCCACACACCCTCCCCCAGGACCCGGGGCCAGGAGCTGGTGGGACTGATGGCCAGTTCCCAGAGACGCATGGAAGACACATCAAAGGTCCTTCATCACCAGGGCGAGCAGCTAGACAGCGTCATGAGGGGCCTGGAGAAGATGGAGTCAGATCTAGATGTGGCTGACAG ATTGCTCACAGAATTGGAGTCTCCTTCCTGGTGGCCTTTTAGCTCTAAGCTTTGGAAGACACCGGCAGAAGCCAAGACCAAGGAAGGTGTCTCTGAAGCCTCTTGTGAGCCCTTTGGAAAGGAAGGGGTAGTGATCAGAGTCCCTGCTGTTGTTTCTCAGAGAACAGAGTCTCATTCCAAGCCGGGAAAGCTCACTGTCCTGGTTTCTGGTTTGGAAATCCATGACTCCAGTTCATTGCTCCTGCACAGGTTTGAGAGGGAAGATGTGGATGATATCAAGGTTCACTCTCCCTACGAGGTCAGCATACGCCAGCGGTTCATTGGGAAGCCAGACGTGGCTTATCGGCTGATATCTGCCAAGATGCCAGAGGTCATTCCCATTTTAGAAGTGCAGTTCAGCAAGAAGATTGAGCTCCTGGAAGATGCCCTAGTGCTCAGGAGCAGGGCCCAGACTTCCTCTGCAGAGGCGAGTTGCTCCATTCGGCATGCAG ATCCTGAGCAAGCTGAAGGGACTGGCGCTGGACACCGAGGCCGAGCTCGAGCGCCAGGACGAGGCTCTGGATGGCATCACCGTAGCTGTGGACCAGGCAAccctgactgtggacaagcatAA